A portion of the Bacillus thuringiensis genome contains these proteins:
- a CDS encoding molybdopterin-synthase adenylyltransferase MoeB, protein MADRYSRQQLFKPIGSKGQEKIRNKHVLIVGAGALGSASAESFVRAGVGKLTIIDRDYVEWSNLQRQQLYSEQDAREKMPKAIAAKNRLEQINSEVQIHAFIMDATSENMEGLLKNVDVIIDATDNFDIRFVINDLSQKHNIPWVYGSCVGSYGMSYTIIPQETPCLHCMLKNIPVIGVTCDTAGIISPTVQIVAAYQVAEALKILVEDFSAIRKIFFMFDIWSNQNHFIKLGEIKTDTCLSCGLNRTYPYLSYENQKKAAVLCGRNTVQIRTVDNRKYNFDDIEKVLQKLGKVDRNPYLLSCQFDDYRVVVFRDGRVFIHGTNDISKAKQLYYRVFG, encoded by the coding sequence ATGGCTGATCGGTATTCACGACAACAATTGTTCAAACCAATTGGGAGTAAAGGACAAGAAAAAATTCGAAATAAACATGTGTTAATTGTAGGGGCAGGCGCATTAGGAAGTGCAAGTGCCGAAAGTTTCGTACGTGCAGGTGTTGGCAAGTTGACGATTATTGATCGTGACTACGTTGAATGGAGTAATTTACAAAGGCAACAATTGTACTCTGAACAAGATGCAAGAGAGAAAATGCCGAAAGCAATTGCTGCAAAAAATCGGTTAGAACAAATTAATTCGGAAGTACAAATACATGCTTTCATAATGGATGCAACTTCAGAAAATATGGAAGGTCTATTAAAAAATGTAGATGTAATCATTGATGCAACAGATAATTTTGATATTCGATTTGTAATAAATGATTTATCACAAAAACATAATATTCCTTGGGTATATGGTTCTTGCGTTGGATCGTATGGTATGAGTTATACAATTATTCCGCAAGAGACACCGTGTTTACATTGTATGCTGAAAAATATTCCTGTTATAGGTGTGACATGTGATACCGCTGGAATTATTAGCCCGACTGTTCAAATCGTCGCAGCATATCAAGTGGCAGAAGCACTCAAAATTTTAGTGGAAGATTTCTCAGCAATTAGAAAAATATTTTTCATGTTTGATATATGGAGTAATCAAAATCATTTTATAAAATTAGGGGAAATAAAAACAGACACTTGTCTCTCATGCGGTTTGAATCGAACTTATCCTTATTTATCATACGAAAATCAAAAGAAAGCAGCTGTTTTATGCGGAAGAAATACAGTTCAAATTAGAACAGTAGACAATAGGAAATACAATTTTGATGATATAGAAAAAGTATTACAAAAACTGGGGAAAGTAGATCGGAATCCGTATTTACTATCTTGCCAATTCGATGATTACCGCGTGGTTGTTTTTCGAGATGGTCGTGTTTTTATTCATGGTACAAATGATATTTCGAAAGCGAAACAACTATATTATCGCGTATTCGGTTAA
- a CDS encoding formate/nitrite transporter family protein, translated as MAFHKPEQIAELVIEAGVQKVRQTLPAMLILGFLGGAFIAIGFLLNIRVLGNLPERWGSLVNVLGGAVFPVGLMLVVLAGGELITGNMMSLSMALYAKKITLISVLNNWVWITLMNFIGAIFVAYCFGHLGGLTEGEYLNKTVAIAEGKLHESFGRTLILAIGCNWLVCLALWLAYGTSDFVGKIIGIWIPIMAFVVIGFQQVVANMFVISAVIFAGHLTWMDLAKNFVPVFIGNVIGGAGFVGFAYFACYQKQHSNMK; from the coding sequence ATGGCATTTCATAAGCCGGAACAAATTGCTGAGCTTGTCATTGAGGCCGGTGTTCAAAAAGTAAGACAGACATTGCCAGCGATGCTTATTCTCGGTTTTTTAGGAGGAGCGTTTATTGCGATAGGTTTTTTACTTAACATTCGAGTTTTAGGGAATTTACCTGAGCGCTGGGGAAGTCTAGTGAATGTTTTAGGAGGAGCAGTATTTCCTGTTGGACTCATGCTCGTAGTATTAGCAGGAGGAGAATTAATTACGGGAAATATGATGTCACTGTCTATGGCGCTTTATGCAAAGAAAATTACATTGATAAGTGTACTGAATAACTGGGTTTGGATTACTCTCATGAATTTTATTGGGGCAATTTTCGTTGCGTATTGCTTTGGGCATCTTGGCGGATTAACAGAGGGAGAGTATTTAAATAAAACGGTAGCGATAGCGGAAGGGAAGTTACATGAATCATTTGGGAGAACTTTAATTTTAGCAATTGGTTGTAATTGGCTCGTTTGTCTTGCTCTTTGGCTCGCTTACGGGACGAGTGATTTTGTCGGAAAAATCATCGGAATTTGGATTCCAATTATGGCATTTGTAGTGATTGGATTTCAGCAAGTAGTAGCAAATATGTTTGTCATTTCCGCTGTTATTTTTGCTGGTCATCTAACGTGGATGGATTTGGCTAAAAATTTTGTTCCTGTTTTTATCGGAAATGTAATTGGAGGAGCTGGGTTTGTTGGTTTTGCTTACTTTGCTTGTTATCAGAAACAACATTCTAATATGAAATAG
- the moaA gene encoding GTP 3',8-cyclase MoaA yields MKSVTLDKLQRPLKDLRISVTDRCNFRCRYCMPEEIFGPDYSFLSNDKILSFDEIERITRIFVSLGVRKLRITGGEPLLRRGLPQLIERLNKIDGVEDIGLTTNGSLLKKFAPDLYKAGLSRVTVSLDSLEEDRFFYLNGNRSKVQRVLEGIQAAAEVGMKIKINMVVQKGENEQDILQMAQYFKENKHILRFIEYMDVGNYNGWELGEVISKQEIVDTIHQVMPLERIEANYSGEVATRYRYIGSDEEIGIISSVTDSFCSSCTRARISAEGKLYTCLFASKGNDLRELLRSEHTDEDITDVVRDIWNNREDRYSDERLNHTNKKTIPKIEMSHIGG; encoded by the coding sequence ATGAAATCAGTTACATTAGACAAGTTGCAACGCCCGTTAAAGGATTTACGTATTTCAGTTACTGATCGCTGTAATTTTCGTTGTCGGTATTGTATGCCAGAAGAAATATTTGGTCCTGATTACTCGTTTTTGTCTAATGATAAAATTTTATCTTTTGATGAGATTGAAAGGATAACACGTATTTTTGTTTCTTTAGGTGTAAGAAAGTTACGAATTACGGGCGGAGAACCGTTACTTCGAAGAGGTCTTCCGCAGCTTATTGAGCGCCTTAATAAAATAGATGGTGTGGAGGATATCGGTTTAACAACAAATGGATCGTTACTTAAAAAGTTTGCTCCTGATTTATATAAGGCGGGACTATCACGTGTAACAGTTAGCTTAGATTCCTTGGAAGAAGATCGGTTTTTCTATTTAAATGGTAATAGGAGCAAAGTGCAAAGGGTTCTGGAAGGAATACAGGCTGCTGCTGAAGTTGGTATGAAAATTAAAATAAATATGGTCGTTCAAAAAGGGGAAAATGAACAAGATATTTTGCAGATGGCGCAATACTTTAAAGAAAATAAGCATATTCTTCGGTTTATTGAGTATATGGATGTTGGGAATTATAATGGCTGGGAGTTAGGTGAAGTTATTTCCAAACAAGAAATAGTAGATACGATTCATCAAGTTATGCCGTTAGAACGGATAGAAGCAAATTATTCTGGTGAAGTGGCTACTAGGTATCGTTATATAGGAAGCGATGAGGAAATAGGTATTATTTCATCAGTAACAGATTCTTTTTGCTCATCATGTACGAGAGCTCGTATTTCTGCAGAAGGAAAATTATATACTTGCTTATTTGCTTCTAAAGGAAATGATTTAAGAGAATTGCTTCGTTCTGAACATACAGATGAGGACATTACAGATGTAGTACGCGATATATGGAATAATAGGGAAGATCGTTATTCAGATGAACGCTTAAATCATACAAATAAGAAAACAATACCTAAAATTGAAATGTCACATATCGGTGGTTAA